One Nostocoides sp. HKS02 genomic window carries:
- a CDS encoding glycosyltransferase, whose amino-acid sequence MSVVIPCYRYGHFLEDAVRSVLDDQPGMDVRVLIIDDASPDDSAEVARGIAAREPRVEVAAHAANRGHIATYNEGLLDWASGDYSVLMSADDRLTPGALRRATDLLDTHPDTGFAYGNVLWFSDGAPLPKARTRTRGWSVWPGHQWLERRFRHAQTGIISPEVVVRTSLQQRVGGYDPRLPHVGDQEMWLRLAAHADVGFVRGADQAYYRRHGQNMSTAYTELTTLAQFRLAHELVLTQCHDQLSEASALSDVVHRKLAWKALLNAARAYDRGRTSETPVDELVAFAVDCWPEARRLPIYRALALRRRIGPRAMPYLQPFVLPAAAIRRAGSWWLDRSWKSGGQ is encoded by the coding sequence GTGAGCGTGGTCATCCCGTGCTACCGGTACGGCCACTTCCTCGAGGACGCCGTGCGAAGCGTGCTGGACGACCAACCAGGCATGGATGTCCGGGTGCTGATCATCGACGACGCCTCCCCGGACGACAGCGCCGAGGTGGCTCGCGGGATCGCCGCGCGCGAGCCCCGTGTCGAGGTCGCGGCCCACGCGGCGAACCGCGGGCACATCGCGACCTACAACGAGGGGTTGCTGGACTGGGCCTCCGGCGACTACTCCGTGCTGATGTCGGCCGACGACCGGCTCACGCCGGGAGCGCTTCGGCGCGCCACCGACCTGCTCGATACCCACCCCGACACCGGGTTCGCCTACGGCAACGTCCTCTGGTTCAGTGACGGCGCGCCGCTACCCAAGGCCCGGACCAGGACCCGGGGGTGGTCGGTGTGGCCCGGTCACCAGTGGCTGGAGCGCCGGTTCCGTCACGCCCAGACCGGGATCATCTCACCCGAGGTCGTCGTGCGGACCTCCCTGCAGCAGCGCGTCGGCGGGTACGACCCACGACTCCCGCATGTCGGGGATCAGGAGATGTGGCTGCGGCTCGCCGCCCACGCCGACGTGGGGTTCGTCCGCGGAGCCGACCAGGCGTACTACCGGCGGCACGGGCAGAACATGTCGACGGCATACACCGAGCTGACCACGCTGGCGCAGTTTCGCCTGGCCCACGAGCTCGTCCTGACCCAGTGCCACGACCAGCTGTCCGAGGCGTCCGCGCTGTCCGACGTCGTGCACCGCAAGCTCGCCTGGAAGGCGCTCCTGAACGCCGCGCGCGCCTACGACCGGGGTCGCACCAGCGAGACTCCGGTCGACGAGCTGGTGGCCTTCGCCGTCGACTGCTGGCCGGAGGCCCGCCGACTCCCGATCTACCGCGCGCTGGCGTTGCGCCGACGGATCGGGCCCCGCGCGATGCCCTACCTCCAGCCGTTCGTCCTGCCTGCGGCGGCCATCCGACGAGCCGGGTCGTGGTGGCTCGACCGGTCGTGGAAATCGGGTGGGCAGTAG
- a CDS encoding glycosyltransferase has product MIGRRRDADPPRVLIIVQNLPVPFDRRVWLECQSLVGSGYDVTVVCPRGEGTGAEQVVDGVRILAYPPYAPGGGAAGFFLEYAYSFLATAWLAFRARRRGAFTVVQACNPPDIFWPLAWALRVLDGSRFVFDHHDLCPELVRVAVPERLARLPPGPAVPRAGDLPYRGPGHLHQRVVCRYRHLPGRQGTRARHRRADRARPATPAPDRT; this is encoded by the coding sequence GTGATCGGACGTCGTCGCGACGCCGACCCGCCCCGGGTCCTCATCATCGTCCAGAACCTTCCGGTCCCGTTCGACCGGCGGGTGTGGCTGGAGTGCCAGAGCCTGGTCGGCTCCGGCTACGACGTGACCGTCGTGTGCCCCCGCGGCGAGGGAACGGGGGCCGAGCAGGTCGTCGACGGCGTCCGTATCCTGGCCTACCCGCCGTACGCCCCGGGTGGTGGGGCGGCGGGCTTCTTCCTGGAGTACGCGTACTCGTTCCTCGCCACCGCCTGGCTCGCGTTCAGGGCCCGGCGTCGGGGTGCCTTCACCGTCGTGCAGGCGTGCAACCCGCCGGACATCTTCTGGCCGCTCGCCTGGGCGCTGCGGGTGCTGGACGGTTCGCGCTTCGTCTTCGACCACCACGACCTGTGCCCGGAGCTTGTTCGAGTCGCGGTTCCCGAACGGCTCGCGCGCCTTCCTCCGGGGCCTGCTGTTCCTCGAGCGGGCGACCTTCCGTACCGCGGACCGGGTCACCTCCACCAACGCGTCGTATGCCGGTATCGCCACCTCCCGGGGCGGCAAGGCACCCGAGCACGTCACCGTCGTGCGGACCGGGCCCGACCCGCAACGCCTGCGCCGGACCGAACCTGA
- a CDS encoding right-handed parallel beta-helix repeat-containing protein: MIRNNWIHHNWGVGGWADTNNANTTWTGNTITDNENGAIWEETSYNFSITDNYLARNNLTDGPGNPSFPMPAIYISESGSDTANGGVPRCAMESCVRSRMPSYPHRSVIGNNTLVDNGGGIFLWQNSNRRCNDGFDGACTLVKGGARGPFSMASCAANLPGATLDAATHRGNLAGQPRENYWDGCMWETQNVRITQNRIDFTPAHIPGCEKRAWPACGANGVFSQYGGTERPRPGLGGPHPDHVLPAQPLVRQRLHRSVDVLRLEPGKPREPRELVGVDRPGRQGRPVRLARRTAVGGLRRSLRSGQRQHLPPWPKRRDPGRWRRIMRGAATAGCRIEARGVRWAR; encoded by the coding sequence ATGATCAGGAACAACTGGATCCACCACAACTGGGGCGTGGGTGGCTGGGCCGACACCAACAACGCCAACACCACGTGGACCGGCAACACGATCACCGACAACGAGAACGGCGCCATCTGGGAAGAGACGTCGTACAACTTCTCGATCACCGACAACTACCTCGCGCGGAACAACCTCACCGACGGGCCGGGCAACCCCAGCTTCCCCATGCCTGCCATCTACATCTCGGAGTCGGGCAGTGACACGGCGAACGGTGGTGTGCCCCGGTGCGCGATGGAGTCGTGCGTCCGGTCTCGGATGCCGAGCTACCCACATCGCTCGGTCATCGGGAACAACACCCTGGTGGACAACGGCGGGGGAATCTTCTTGTGGCAGAACTCGAACCGTCGCTGCAACGACGGTTTCGACGGGGCGTGCACGCTCGTGAAGGGCGGCGCCCGCGGGCCGTTCAGCATGGCCAGCTGCGCCGCGAACCTGCCCGGCGCGACCCTCGACGCCGCCACCCACCGGGGCAACCTCGCGGGCCAGCCGCGCGAGAACTACTGGGACGGCTGCATGTGGGAGACCCAGAACGTCAGGATCACCCAGAACCGGATCGACTTCACCCCCGCCCACATCCCCGGTTGCGAGAAGCGGGCCTGGCCCGCGTGCGGCGCCAACGGAGTCTTCAGCCAGTACGGGGGGACCGAACGGCCACGCCCAGGGCTGGGAGGTCCCCACCCAGATCACGTTCTTCCAGCGCAACCACTGGTCCGACAACGTCTACACCGGTCCGTCGACGTTCTACGCCTGGAACCAGGGAAGCCACGCGAACCCCGTGAGCTGGTCGGAGTGGACCGGCCCGGTCGGCAAGGGCGACCAGTGCGCCTCGCCCGCCGAACGGCAGTCGGGGGACTGCGCCGGTCCCTTCGGTCAGGACAGCGGCAGCACCTACCGCCCTGGCCAAAGCGGCGCGACCCCGGCCGGTGGAGGCGCATCATGAGAGGGGCGGCGACGGCCGGATGCCGGATCGAGGCGAGGGGGGTCCGATGGGCTCGGTGA
- a CDS encoding asparagine synthase-related protein, whose product MSSTSCRAWSTSWTSRSVTRPRSTPCSCATPPEQRASRSSLSGMGADELFGGYRKHLATLMTGRYRRVPKPLRTGLVAPAVRALPVAVGQHGLRTVRWAQRFLTFAELPEEEAFRRSYTLYDTDELSGLLDPGLATHVEAVVDRHRAVYEDTSLTDQVSRMCLADTRMFMVGLNLTYTDRASMAASTEVRVPFVDPLVFAAAFSLPGSDKIRGRVQKAALKDAARAWLPDEIIDRPKASFGAPLRAWVTNDLSELIDDVLVRGELVGTGFLRPEPLRRLVDDQRSGRRDESKQLWQLLSLELWYRNARSAGVGTS is encoded by the coding sequence ATGTCGTCGACCTCCTGCCGCGCATGGTCGACATCCTGGACGAGCCGATCGGTGACCCGGCCGCGATCAACACCCTGCTCATGTGCGACGCCGCCCGAGCAGCGGGCGTCAAGGTCCTCCCTGTCGGGCATGGGGGCCGACGAGCTGTTCGGCGGTTACCGCAAGCACCTCGCGACCCTCATGACGGGGCGCTACCGCCGGGTGCCCAAGCCGCTGCGCACCGGTCTGGTGGCCCCGGCTGTTCGTGCCCTGCCCGTGGCCGTGGGCCAGCACGGCCTGCGGACCGTGCGCTGGGCGCAGCGGTTTCTCACCTTCGCCGAGCTCCCGGAGGAGGAGGCGTTCCGGCGCAGCTACACCCTCTACGACACCGACGAGCTGTCGGGTCTGCTCGACCCCGGGCTGGCCACGCACGTGGAGGCGGTCGTGGACCGGCACCGGGCGGTCTACGAGGACACGAGCCTGACCGACCAGGTCAGCCGCATGTGCCTGGCCGACACCCGGATGTTCATGGTGGGGCTCAACCTCACCTACACCGACCGCGCGAGCATGGCGGCGTCGACCGAGGTGCGGGTGCCGTTCGTGGATCCCCTCGTGTTCGCAGCAGCCTTCTCGCTGCCCGGGTCGGACAAGATCCGGGGGCGCGTGCAGAAGGCCGCCCTGAAGGACGCTGCGCGGGCCTGGCTTCCCGACGAGATCATCGACCGGCCGAAGGCCAGCTTCGGGGCGCCGCTGCGGGCCTGGGTGACCAACGACCTGAGCGAGCTCATCGACGACGTCCTGGTGCGCGGCGAGCTCGTGGGCACGGGGTTCCTGCGGCCCGAGCCGCTGCGCCGTCTGGTCGACGACCAGCGCAGCGGTCGCCGCGACGAGTCCAAGCAGCTCTGGCAGCTGCTCTCGCTCGAGCTCTGGTACCGCAACGCCCGGTCGGCCGGGGTGGGCACGTCATGA
- a CDS encoding DegT/DnrJ/EryC1/StrS aminotransferase family protein, with product MKPWLGDEEARAAAEAVASGWVAQGPRVAEFESAFAAYVGAPHGVAVSSCTTALHLALHLLGIGLGDEVVVPSFSFIATANSAVYVGATPVFADVEVADGNVSARTVEPVLTDHTRAVVVVDQGGMPADVQPLRELCERRGIALVEDAACAAGSRYRGAPAGGQAALAAWSFHPRKLLTTGEGGMLTTSDAELAVRARRLREHGMNLSAADRHQSRQPVIESYLEVGFNYRMTDIQAAVGLVQLGKLDAMVVRRRELASNYQEALAEVPGLRTVQDPPWGESNFQSFWVELRDDYPLRRNELLTALADEGVSARAGIMATHRQPAYAGHAHGDLTTTERLTDNTLILPLFHTMTEREQQRVVTLIRRAAGLRAA from the coding sequence ATGAAGCCCTGGTTGGGCGACGAGGAGGCGAGGGCAGCAGCCGAGGCGGTGGCCTCCGGCTGGGTCGCGCAGGGACCGCGGGTCGCCGAGTTCGAGTCCGCGTTCGCGGCATACGTCGGTGCCCCCCACGGCGTCGCCGTCTCCTCGTGCACGACTGCCCTCCACCTCGCGCTGCACCTGCTCGGGATCGGCCTGGGCGACGAGGTGGTCGTGCCCTCGTTCTCCTTCATCGCGACCGCGAACAGCGCGGTGTACGTCGGTGCCACACCAGTGTTCGCCGATGTCGAGGTCGCGGACGGAAACGTCAGTGCCCGCACCGTGGAGCCGGTGCTCACCGATCACACGCGGGCGGTGGTCGTCGTCGACCAGGGCGGTATGCCGGCGGACGTCCAGCCGTTGCGCGAGCTGTGTGAGCGCCGCGGCATCGCGCTGGTCGAGGACGCCGCCTGCGCGGCCGGATCCCGCTACCGGGGAGCCCCAGCGGGCGGCCAGGCCGCTCTGGCCGCGTGGTCGTTCCATCCGCGCAAGCTGCTCACCACCGGCGAGGGCGGCATGCTGACGACCTCGGATGCCGAGCTGGCGGTGCGCGCTCGTCGGCTGCGCGAACACGGGATGAACCTGAGTGCGGCCGACCGTCACCAGAGCCGGCAGCCGGTCATCGAGAGCTATCTCGAGGTCGGGTTCAACTACCGGATGACCGACATCCAGGCCGCGGTGGGTCTGGTGCAGCTCGGCAAGCTCGACGCGATGGTGGTTCGGCGCCGCGAGCTGGCCTCGAACTACCAGGAGGCGCTGGCCGAGGTCCCCGGTCTGCGGACCGTGCAGGACCCGCCCTGGGGCGAGTCGAACTTCCAGTCGTTCTGGGTCGAGCTGCGCGACGACTACCCCCTGCGCAGGAACGAGCTCCTGACGGCCCTGGCCGACGAAGGAGTCTCGGCTCGTGCCGGGATCATGGCTACCCACCGGCAACCCGCCTACGCGGGCCACGCCCACGGTGACCTCACGACCACCGAGCGGTTGACCGACAACACCCTGATCCTCCCGCTCTTCCACACGATGACCGAGCGCGAGCAGCAGCGTGTGGTCACGCTCATCCGCCGCGCTGCGGGACTGAGGGCCGCGTGA
- a CDS encoding DegT/DnrJ/EryC1/StrS aminotransferase family protein, which yields MTTVPLVDLAVQHAQVAEEVEAGFAEVLAAGDFIAGKSVAAFEQEYAEFVGARSCVGVANGTDALELALRALGVGPGDEVVVPANSFIATAEAVVRAGARPVFTDVDDDALLIDPALVERTITARTRAVIPVDLYGQVAPTEQFSALLEERGIAVIEDGAQSQGATRFGRSAGTFGALAATSFYPGKNLGAYGDAGAVLTDDDDLAQLVRLLGAHGSPSKYRHTHIGFNSRLDTLQAVVLRAKLRRLAQWNDQRRAAAVRYDHLLAGADHVRLPQTLPGNEHVWHLYVVRVDRRDEVLRHLQAEGVGAGVHYPVPIHLTPAMAGLGYGLGRFPVTERAAEQILSLPLFPGITAAQQDRVVEVLLEAVRHGSA from the coding sequence ATGACGACCGTTCCGCTGGTGGACCTGGCCGTCCAGCACGCCCAGGTCGCTGAGGAGGTGGAAGCCGGGTTCGCGGAGGTGCTGGCCGCCGGTGACTTCATCGCCGGCAAGTCCGTCGCCGCCTTCGAGCAGGAGTATGCCGAGTTCGTCGGTGCGCGTTCGTGCGTCGGCGTGGCGAACGGCACCGACGCCCTGGAGCTGGCCCTGCGTGCCCTCGGCGTAGGGCCGGGCGACGAGGTGGTCGTGCCGGCCAACAGCTTCATCGCCACGGCGGAGGCCGTCGTGCGAGCCGGCGCTCGGCCCGTGTTCACGGATGTCGACGACGACGCGCTCCTGATCGACCCGGCTCTGGTCGAGCGCACGATCACGGCCCGGACGCGCGCCGTGATCCCGGTGGACCTGTACGGCCAGGTGGCCCCGACCGAGCAGTTCTCCGCGCTCCTCGAGGAGCGCGGCATCGCCGTCATCGAGGACGGCGCCCAGTCGCAGGGCGCGACCCGGTTCGGACGATCGGCCGGCACCTTCGGCGCGCTTGCCGCGACGAGCTTCTACCCCGGCAAGAACCTCGGCGCCTACGGTGACGCCGGCGCGGTCCTCACCGACGACGACGACCTCGCCCAGCTGGTGCGCCTCCTGGGCGCCCATGGCAGCCCGTCGAAGTACCGGCATACCCACATCGGGTTCAACTCGCGGCTGGACACCCTCCAGGCCGTGGTGCTGCGGGCGAAGCTGCGCCGGCTTGCGCAGTGGAACGACCAACGTCGGGCGGCGGCAGTCCGCTACGACCACCTGCTTGCCGGAGCCGATCACGTCCGGCTGCCGCAGACGCTGCCCGGCAACGAGCATGTGTGGCATCTCTACGTCGTCCGGGTCGATCGGCGTGACGAGGTGTTGCGCCACCTCCAGGCCGAGGGCGTGGGCGCGGGGGTGCACTACCCGGTCCCCATCCACCTCACCCCCGCCATGGCGGGGCTCGGGTACGGCCTCGGCCGGTTCCCGGTGACCGAACGGGCGGCCGAGCAGATCCTGTCGTTGCCGCTGTTCCCGGGCATCACCGCCGCCCAGCAGGACCGGGTCGTCGAGGTGCTGCTCGAGGCCGTGCGCCACGGGTCGGCCTGA
- a CDS encoding glycosyltransferase — protein sequence MGPQDGVDIVVRAADVIVNTWGRTDIAFTLMGSGDCYADLVAERDRLGLQDHVDLPGRVPDETVMAVLSTAEVGLSPDPLNPLNDLSTMNKTMEYMAFGIPVVAFDLRETKVSAQDAARYVEPGDVEAYARAIVELVDDPDTRADMGRRGRERVEQQLAWDHQRAGYLAVFDELAGRAGAPGSSQPIASGSGSAPPPNLARTEA from the coding sequence ATGGGACCCCAGGACGGTGTGGACATCGTCGTGCGGGCCGCCGATGTCATCGTGAACACCTGGGGACGCACCGACATCGCGTTCACGCTGATGGGGTCGGGGGACTGCTATGCCGACCTCGTGGCGGAGCGCGACCGGCTCGGTCTCCAGGACCACGTCGACCTGCCGGGCCGGGTGCCGGACGAGACGGTGATGGCGGTCCTCTCGACGGCGGAGGTCGGCCTCTCGCCCGACCCGCTCAATCCGCTCAACGACCTGTCGACCATGAACAAGACGATGGAGTACATGGCGTTCGGCATCCCCGTCGTCGCCTTCGACCTGCGGGAGACGAAGGTCTCCGCCCAGGACGCGGCCCGGTACGTCGAGCCGGGTGACGTCGAGGCCTACGCCCGGGCGATCGTCGAACTCGTCGACGACCCCGACACGCGCGCGGACATGGGTCGGCGCGGTCGCGAGCGGGTCGAGCAGCAGCTGGCGTGGGACCACCAGCGTGCCGGCTACCTTGCGGTCTTCGACGAGCTGGCCGGACGAGCCGGCGCCCCAGGAAGCAGCCAGCCGATCGCCTCGGGGTCCGGGTCGGCCCCGCCCCCGAATCTCGCCCGCACGGAGGCTTAG
- a CDS encoding glycosyltransferase family 4 protein, with amino-acid sequence MRTHGQPGPDAAGSDQAASLPLVVATTLRPDGNTGIHAHVRQLRQYLDQHGTPSTLVTPFDWGGLLRYPVFGARRLALDWWSRPAGVLWYRFWHEEFLRRALRRLLASQGDCVVYAQDPLAAAAALRARHGPHQRVVLAVHFRISNADEYADSSELARGGRAFRAVREFERRTIPRTDGLVYVSQWGQEALVGWLPEAADVPAAVIGNFVEPLPPTADQEPLGDLVTTGRLEPAKNHRYLLEVVAEAKRQGRLFSLDIFGEGPSRDELVRQAGALGVDGQVRFRGFQRDVRTSLPRYRAYVHASYSESLPLAIIEAMAAGLPIVAGDTGGINELCDDGIEARFWPLDDPARAAETLIALMDSEPARRKAALAAHERFGRDFDAAVVAPKLIAFLGASAAIR; translated from the coding sequence ATTCGCACGCACGGACAGCCTGGGCCCGATGCCGCCGGCTCGGACCAGGCCGCGTCGCTGCCGCTGGTCGTCGCGACCACCCTGCGCCCGGACGGCAACACCGGCATCCACGCCCATGTCCGACAGCTGCGCCAGTACCTCGACCAGCACGGCACCCCGAGCACCCTGGTCACACCGTTCGACTGGGGTGGCCTGCTGCGGTACCCGGTGTTCGGGGCCCGTCGGCTCGCCCTCGACTGGTGGAGCCGCCCCGCCGGGGTCCTGTGGTACCGGTTCTGGCACGAAGAGTTCCTGCGCAGGGCGCTGCGACGACTGCTCGCCAGCCAGGGTGACTGTGTCGTCTACGCCCAGGACCCGCTGGCGGCCGCTGCCGCGCTCCGCGCGCGTCACGGCCCGCACCAACGGGTGGTGCTGGCAGTCCACTTCCGCATCTCCAACGCCGACGAGTACGCCGACAGCAGCGAACTGGCCAGGGGTGGGCGCGCGTTTCGCGCCGTCCGGGAGTTCGAACGCCGGACGATCCCACGCACCGACGGCCTCGTCTACGTCTCGCAATGGGGGCAGGAGGCGCTGGTGGGCTGGCTCCCCGAGGCGGCCGATGTCCCCGCCGCGGTCATTGGCAACTTCGTGGAACCCCTCCCGCCCACGGCGGACCAGGAGCCGCTGGGCGACCTGGTCACCACCGGCAGGCTGGAACCGGCGAAGAACCACCGGTACCTGCTGGAGGTGGTGGCCGAGGCGAAGCGGCAGGGCCGGCTCTTCAGCCTGGACATCTTCGGCGAGGGGCCATCCCGCGATGAGCTGGTCCGGCAGGCCGGCGCGCTGGGCGTGGACGGCCAGGTCCGCTTCCGCGGTTTCCAGCGCGACGTGCGGACCTCGTTGCCGCGGTACCGGGCGTACGTCCACGCCTCCTACTCCGAGTCGCTGCCGCTGGCGATCATCGAGGCCATGGCCGCGGGCCTACCCATCGTCGCCGGCGACACGGGCGGCATCAACGAGCTCTGCGACGACGGGATCGAGGCGAGGTTCTGGCCGCTGGACGACCCCGCTCGGGCCGCCGAAACGCTCATCGCCCTGATGGACAGCGAACCAGCTCGCCGCAAGGCAGCCCTCGCTGCACACGAACGGTTCGGTCGCGACTTCGATGCCGCTGTCGTGGCCCCGAAGCTGATCGCCTTCCTGGGGGCGTCCGCGGCGATCCGGTAG
- a CDS encoding nucleotide sugar dehydrogenase, with the protein MKVAVLGLGYVGTVTAAGLASQGHEVVGVDVDLMKVDTINGGHSPVVEPRIDDLVRSAVAAGRLQATTDARLALEHADISLICVGTPSLPRGDTDLTYIRRALSDLRDAMTVATPPAAGIHSVVIRSTVPPGTCASVVAPTFAEDELPGQWSVATAMCPEFLREGSGVQDFFAPPFVVVGTEDPRTRDSLAELFAFLGQEIHHVDLATAESLKYACNAFHAVKVTFANEMGRVFAAFGVDGRRVMEIFSQDHKLNIAPAYLRPGFAFGGSCLPKDLRALQSMARYNGVEIPMVGATMTSNEIVVRSLVDRVLGTGYRRVCLLGLSFKMDTDDLRESPNLEVAERFVGKGLDVRIYDPIVNPDLLVGANLRYLQSKLSHVNRLLAASPEEALDGAEVVIVASSHPAALAALKAADPRLVIDLHGRLGEDIERLPAYEGVSW; encoded by the coding sequence ATGAAGGTTGCCGTCTTGGGGTTGGGCTACGTCGGCACGGTCACCGCTGCGGGTCTCGCCTCGCAGGGACACGAGGTCGTCGGAGTGGACGTCGACCTCATGAAGGTCGACACCATCAACGGGGGTCACAGCCCCGTCGTCGAGCCGCGGATCGACGACCTGGTCCGCAGCGCCGTCGCCGCGGGTCGGCTGCAGGCCACGACCGACGCGCGGCTGGCCCTCGAGCACGCCGACATCTCGCTCATCTGCGTCGGCACGCCCTCGTTGCCGCGCGGCGACACCGACCTCACCTACATCCGCCGGGCGTTGTCCGACCTGCGCGACGCGATGACCGTGGCGACGCCGCCAGCAGCGGGCATCCACTCGGTCGTCATCCGCTCCACCGTCCCACCAGGCACCTGTGCGTCGGTGGTGGCCCCCACCTTCGCCGAGGACGAGCTCCCGGGCCAGTGGTCGGTCGCCACGGCGATGTGTCCGGAGTTCTTGCGCGAGGGCTCGGGCGTCCAGGACTTCTTCGCGCCGCCATTCGTCGTGGTCGGCACCGAGGACCCGCGCACCCGAGACTCCCTCGCCGAGCTCTTCGCGTTCCTCGGTCAGGAGATCCACCACGTCGACCTGGCCACCGCCGAGTCGCTGAAGTACGCCTGCAACGCCTTCCACGCGGTCAAGGTGACCTTCGCCAACGAGATGGGGCGGGTGTTCGCGGCCTTCGGTGTCGACGGCCGCCGAGTGATGGAGATCTTCAGCCAGGACCACAAGCTCAACATCGCCCCGGCATACCTGCGGCCCGGCTTCGCCTTCGGCGGCTCGTGCCTGCCCAAGGACCTGCGGGCGCTGCAGAGCATGGCCCGCTACAACGGCGTGGAGATCCCCATGGTCGGAGCCACGATGACCAGCAACGAGATCGTGGTGCGCTCGCTGGTCGACCGGGTGCTCGGCACGGGGTACCGGCGCGTCTGCCTGCTCGGCCTCAGCTTCAAGATGGACACCGACGACCTGCGCGAGAGCCCCAACCTCGAGGTCGCGGAACGCTTCGTGGGCAAGGGTCTCGACGTGCGGATCTACGACCCGATCGTGAACCCCGACCTGCTCGTCGGCGCCAACCTGCGGTACCTGCAGAGCAAGCTCTCGCACGTCAACCGGTTGCTGGCCGCCTCACCCGAGGAGGCCCTCGACGGTGCCGAGGTCGTCATCGTCGCCTCCTCCCATCCGGCTGCGCTCGCGGCCCTCAAGGCGGCCGACCCGCGTCTGGTCATCGACCTGCACGGCCGGCTCGGCGAGGACATCGAGCGACTCCCGGCATACGAGGGGGTCAGCTGGTGA
- a CDS encoding oligosaccharide flippase family protein, whose product MSVEERATPEEHLGRRAATGVLWLAAQKWAIRVSGFVTLIVLTHQISPRGFGVVAAAMTVVPMVYLLSDLGFSTYLLQTEDADQRSLSTAFWTSVAAGVVLSAGLFGIAPLLAQAFRTPDLTPVLRALVLSVVPTVLAGVPLALLRRAMAFRAVAVQALVAAVLAQVAAVVIALMGGGVWALVSQIIVSQWVIAVLAWRSARWVPSLSLSPRQFRVMAVFGVRVSAVDLVASSRVWAETWIIAASLGTTALGLFNISQRLVQVAQELTAASLTPVSTVVFAKVRESATRLGSTYLKALGLVYAVVSPLMVLIIVTGPALIPVLFGHRWLASVLPAQALAAAGIITLGAMLDHGLYYGLGRPGAWLCYSVVVDGATVAMTALAVRWGLGAVAVGFVVVAVLATVVRWVLVGRLLGLGALSVARPFGTLLVPTVATIVVGTLLLRSMSATGSTGASMVVTAVGTVVVNLVLLRLIGGRIIRDGLSILPVPARYTRRIGQLLRLVPSPTP is encoded by the coding sequence ATGAGCGTGGAGGAACGGGCAACGCCTGAGGAGCATCTCGGCAGGCGGGCTGCCACGGGCGTTCTCTGGCTCGCTGCGCAGAAGTGGGCGATCCGCGTCAGCGGGTTCGTCACGCTCATCGTCCTGACCCACCAGATCTCGCCGCGCGGGTTCGGGGTCGTCGCCGCGGCGATGACCGTCGTCCCGATGGTCTACCTCCTGTCCGACCTCGGGTTCTCGACCTACCTGCTGCAGACCGAGGACGCCGACCAGCGCAGCCTGAGCACCGCCTTCTGGACCTCGGTGGCGGCCGGCGTGGTCCTGTCGGCCGGGCTCTTCGGCATCGCACCGCTCCTGGCGCAGGCCTTCAGGACGCCTGACCTCACGCCGGTGCTGCGGGCCCTGGTCCTGTCCGTGGTGCCCACGGTGCTCGCCGGCGTCCCCCTGGCGCTCCTGCGCCGCGCCATGGCGTTTCGGGCCGTCGCCGTGCAGGCGCTCGTCGCAGCGGTGCTCGCCCAGGTCGCCGCGGTGGTGATCGCCCTCATGGGTGGTGGGGTGTGGGCCCTGGTGAGCCAGATCATCGTGTCCCAGTGGGTGATCGCGGTGCTCGCCTGGCGCAGCGCGAGATGGGTGCCGTCGCTGTCCCTGTCACCGCGTCAGTTCCGGGTGATGGCCGTCTTCGGGGTGCGGGTGTCGGCCGTCGACCTCGTCGCGAGCAGCCGGGTCTGGGCCGAGACCTGGATCATCGCAGCGAGCCTCGGCACGACAGCCCTCGGCTTGTTCAACATCAGCCAGCGGCTCGTGCAGGTGGCCCAGGAGCTCACCGCCGCCTCGCTGACCCCGGTGTCGACCGTCGTGTTCGCCAAGGTGCGTGAGTCCGCGACCAGGCTCGGCAGCACCTACCTCAAGGCGCTGGGCCTGGTGTATGCCGTCGTGTCGCCCCTGATGGTCCTGATCATCGTGACGGGGCCGGCCCTGATCCCGGTGCTGTTCGGCCACCGGTGGCTGGCCAGCGTCCTTCCCGCGCAGGCACTGGCGGCCGCCGGGATCATCACCCTGGGCGCGATGTTGGACCACGGCCTGTACTACGGGCTCGGTCGTCCCGGAGCGTGGCTGTGCTACTCCGTGGTGGTCGACGGTGCCACTGTGGCGATGACGGCCCTGGCCGTGCGGTGGGGACTGGGCGCGGTCGCCGTGGGGTTCGTCGTCGTGGCGGTGCTCGCCACCGTCGTGCGCTGGGTGCTGGTCGGCCGACTGCTCGGGCTCGGTGCGCTGTCGGTGGCCCGGCCGTTCGGCACCCTGCTCGTGCCCACGGTGGCCACCATCGTCGTGGGCACCCTGCTCCTCCGGTCCATGTCCGCGACCGGGTCGACCGGTGCCAGCATGGTCGTGACCGCCGTCGGGACGGTCGTCGTGAACCTCGTCCTCCTGCGCCTCATCGGGGGTCGGATCATCCGCGACGGTCTGAGCATCCTCCCGGTCCCGGCCCGCTACACGCGGCGGATCGGCCAGCTGCTCCGCCTGGTCCCCAGCCCTACTCCCTGA